A section of the Enterococcus montenegrensis genome encodes:
- the cobA gene encoding uroporphyrinogen-III C-methyltransferase, with the protein MGKVALIGAGPGDPALITYHGLRALQNADIIFYDRLLNPILLYLAPEDAKLVYVGKAPEHHAYTQSEIQEKLISATKKYDNVVRLKGGDPGIFGRVEEEVQALAKHGIEYAVYPGITSASGVSVYAGFAITERHVSEKVFLATPTAQLQEFAQEPLAKLSAGGTIILYMGMEKLAAVVKIMLTQGASENLPVTVVEWGSWGRQKKVVATLATIHETVEKAGLHNPALIFIGPVAAKAATKSWFEELPRFGQKTILVSEKKLTFDELLTYTDQGADLYPVFVGAAFDERFISLHQRLLLPLLKEEYEIIYQGKNAPALFQDFLKEIKGGQNGR; encoded by the coding sequence ATGGGAAAAGTTGCTTTAATTGGTGCAGGCCCAGGCGATCCTGCTTTAATCACTTACCACGGATTGCGAGCCTTGCAAAATGCCGATATTATTTTTTATGACCGCTTATTAAATCCAATTTTATTATATTTAGCCCCTGAGGATGCCAAACTTGTTTATGTAGGAAAAGCACCTGAACACCATGCCTATACCCAAAGTGAAATTCAAGAAAAGTTAATTAGTGCTACTAAAAAATATGATAATGTTGTCCGATTAAAAGGCGGCGATCCCGGTATTTTTGGCCGCGTTGAAGAAGAGGTGCAGGCTTTAGCAAAACACGGGATAGAATATGCAGTATATCCAGGTATAACCAGTGCTTCTGGTGTATCTGTCTATGCCGGATTTGCGATTACAGAGCGCCATGTCAGTGAAAAAGTGTTTCTAGCTACACCGACAGCCCAGTTGCAAGAATTTGCCCAAGAGCCTTTAGCTAAACTTTCTGCTGGTGGAACAATCATTTTATACATGGGAATGGAAAAATTAGCAGCTGTCGTTAAAATTATGTTAACCCAAGGTGCCAGTGAAAATCTGCCTGTTACAGTTGTGGAATGGGGAAGTTGGGGGCGACAAAAAAAGGTTGTGGCAACACTTGCAACAATTCATGAAACAGTGGAAAAAGCTGGTTTGCATAATCCTGCATTGATTTTTATTGGACCAGTAGCAGCAAAAGCGGCGACAAAATCCTGGTTTGAAGAATTACCCCGTTTTGGTCAAAAAACGATTTTAGTCAGTGAAAAAAAACTTACTTTTGATGAACTGTTAACTTATACCGATCAAGGTGCAGACTTGTATCCCGTTTTTGTGGGGGCAGCATTTGATGAACGGTTTATTTCTTTACATCAACGTTTATTGTTACCCCTTTTAAAAGAAGAGTACGAAATCATCTACCAAGGCAAAAATGCTCCGGCATTATTTCAAGACTTCCTAAAAGAAATTAAAGGAGGCCAAAATGGACGTTAA
- a CDS encoding MetQ/NlpA family ABC transporter substrate-binding protein, with the protein MKKLFGLATVLLATITLAACGNGGSKDEKASSSSDAKETKLIVGATTSPHAEILNEAKPLLKKEGVDLEVKSFTDYTLLNKLLAEKEIDANYFQHKPYFNDQVKENGYDFVDAGAVHIEPMGIYSKGIKSVDDIKEGTTVITSNSNTDWGRILTILENAGLIKLKDGVEKTTATFDDIAENKKDLKFKHDIDPGLLVPTYENEKDALVAINANFALTAGLNPEKDALMHDDDNSPYANIIAVRKGDETKPAIKKLLEVLHSDEVKKFVDDKWKGSVKIVDAK; encoded by the coding sequence ATGAAAAAATTATTTGGTTTAGCAACAGTATTGCTTGCAACAATTACTTTAGCCGCTTGTGGCAATGGCGGATCAAAAGATGAGAAAGCTAGTTCTTCATCAGATGCCAAAGAAACAAAATTAATCGTTGGGGCGACAACAAGTCCTCATGCGGAAATCTTAAACGAAGCCAAACCTTTATTGAAAAAAGAAGGCGTGGACTTGGAAGTGAAATCTTTTACCGATTACACATTGTTAAATAAGTTATTGGCAGAAAAAGAAATTGATGCCAACTATTTCCAACACAAACCGTATTTCAATGACCAAGTCAAAGAAAATGGTTATGACTTTGTCGATGCAGGTGCCGTTCATATTGAACCGATGGGCATTTATTCAAAAGGTATTAAAAGTGTAGATGACATTAAAGAGGGTACGACTGTCATTACTTCAAACTCCAATACTGACTGGGGTCGTATCTTAACAATTCTTGAAAATGCGGGCCTAATCAAATTAAAAGACGGTGTTGAAAAAACAACTGCGACCTTCGATGATATTGCTGAAAACAAAAAAGACTTAAAATTTAAACACGATATCGACCCAGGTTTATTGGTTCCAACCTATGAAAATGAAAAAGATGCCTTGGTTGCAATTAATGCGAACTTTGCTTTAACTGCTGGTTTAAACCCAGAAAAAGATGCCTTGATGCACGATGATGATAATTCACCCTATGCTAACATTATCGCAGTACGCAAAGGTGATGAAACGAAACCCGCAATTAAAAAATTGTTGGAAGTATTACACAGCGATGAAGTGAAAAAATTTGTTGACGATAAATGGAAAGGCTCTGTTAAAATCGTTGACGCAAAATAA
- a CDS encoding methionine ABC transporter permease → MDKSFAETYLNFDKVDWAKMQTSTVDTLYMSIVSMVVVFVLGILLGLLLYSLGRKKSAGYQILYNVVSIISNIFRSTPFMILMVLIIPFTKTLVGSMIGASAALPALILSAVPFYARLVEIAFREVSSGVIEAANAMGANYWQIIYKILVPESMPALVSGFTVTSVSMIGFTAMAGAIGAGGLGSLAWSEGFQLGNQTVTLVATVIMLLIVFVVQGLGDYFTQKLDKR, encoded by the coding sequence GTGGATAAGAGTTTTGCTGAAACATATTTAAACTTTGACAAAGTCGATTGGGCAAAGATGCAAACATCCACCGTTGATACGCTTTATATGTCAATTGTTTCCATGGTTGTGGTTTTTGTTTTAGGAATTTTGTTAGGCTTATTACTATATAGCTTAGGACGAAAAAAAAGTGCCGGTTACCAAATTTTATATAATGTGGTGTCCATCATCAGTAACATCTTTCGTTCTACACCTTTTATGATTTTAATGGTATTAATTATTCCATTTACCAAAACGTTGGTGGGGAGTATGATCGGTGCTAGTGCAGCCTTACCAGCTTTGATTTTATCGGCGGTACCATTTTATGCTCGCCTAGTGGAAATTGCTTTTCGCGAAGTTTCTTCAGGGGTGATTGAAGCCGCCAATGCGATGGGGGCTAACTACTGGCAGATTATTTATAAAATTTTAGTGCCTGAAAGTATGCCGGCTTTGGTTTCTGGCTTTACCGTGACATCTGTTTCTATGATTGGTTTTACCGCTATGGCTGGTGCAATCGGCGCTGGTGGCTTAGGTTCTCTTGCTTGGTCAGAAGGGTTCCAATTAGGCAATCAAACGGTCACTTTAGTTGCAACGGTGATTATGTTACTAATCGTTTTTGTTGTTCAAGGCTTGGGAGATTACTTCACGCAAAAATTAGACAAGCGCTAA
- a CDS encoding methionine ABC transporter ATP-binding protein: MALIQLTDVKKSFNVKKQTIQAVDGVSLTVDKGDIYGIVGYSGAGKSTLVRLLNGLELATDGSVVVDGQDIGKLKSKELREFRKNVGMIFQHFNLLWSRTVLENIELPMELAGIKKEKRQQKAKELLALVNLEGRGDAYPAQLSGGQKQRVGIARALANDPKILLCDEATSALDPQTTDEVLDLLLDINQKLNLTIVLITHEMNVIRKICNKVAVMELGKIVEEGQVSEVFRNPKQAVTKRFVQQDLQPSEEPKEVLQEFIAENPNGVLATLIFKDDNANEPVISQAIRKFDVDINVVYGNIRQSKDNSFGSLTVLITGADDAVNGTMAFFSAQQVGVEVLHRG, encoded by the coding sequence ATGGCTTTAATCCAATTAACGGATGTCAAAAAGAGTTTTAATGTCAAAAAACAGACAATCCAGGCTGTAGACGGTGTTTCTCTGACTGTTGATAAAGGTGACATCTATGGTATTGTCGGCTACTCTGGTGCAGGTAAATCGACATTGGTTCGCCTGTTAAATGGGCTAGAATTAGCAACTGACGGCAGTGTTGTCGTTGATGGACAAGATATCGGCAAATTGAAGAGCAAAGAATTACGTGAGTTTCGTAAAAACGTGGGAATGATTTTTCAACATTTCAATCTCTTATGGTCCAGAACAGTTCTAGAAAATATTGAATTACCGATGGAATTAGCAGGGATTAAAAAAGAGAAGCGGCAGCAAAAAGCCAAAGAACTTCTTGCATTAGTAAATTTAGAAGGTCGAGGAGATGCTTATCCGGCACAATTATCCGGTGGGCAAAAGCAACGGGTAGGAATTGCTCGAGCGCTAGCCAATGATCCTAAGATTTTACTTTGTGATGAAGCGACGAGTGCGCTAGATCCGCAAACGACCGATGAAGTACTGGACTTATTATTAGATATCAACCAGAAATTAAACTTAACAATTGTATTAATTACCCATGAAATGAACGTCATCCGCAAAATTTGTAATAAAGTAGCGGTGATGGAATTGGGTAAGATTGTGGAAGAAGGTCAAGTTTCTGAGGTCTTTCGTAATCCTAAACAGGCTGTTACCAAACGTTTTGTTCAACAAGACTTACAGCCAAGTGAAGAACCAAAAGAAGTTTTACAAGAATTTATCGCTGAAAATCCTAATGGTGTGTTAGCGACGTTAATTTTTAAAGACGATAATGCCAATGAACCGGTAATCTCACAAGCAATTCGCAAATTTGATGTTGATATTAACGTCGTCTATGGGAATATTCGGCAATCAAAAGACAACTCTTTTGGCTCTTTGACGGTCTTGATTACCGGAGCTGACGACGCGGTTAATGGAACCATGGCATTCTTTTCTGCCCAACAAGTAGGAGTGGAGGTGTTGCATCGTGGATAA
- a CDS encoding glycine cleavage system protein H, with the protein MQQKCLKTKDNLWVLYNGNEYVVGLTEAAQSDLGKVTFASLPKAGQTFKQGTPLVEVEAEKAVQEFPAPLTGTISSVNEKALENINVLNDEDEMNAWLVAFKDVDATEFNEL; encoded by the coding sequence ATGCAACAAAAATGTTTGAAAACAAAAGATAATTTGTGGGTATTGTACAATGGAAATGAGTATGTCGTTGGTTTAACGGAAGCTGCGCAATCTGATTTAGGTAAAGTAACCTTTGCCTCATTGCCAAAAGCCGGTCAAACGTTTAAACAAGGCACACCGCTAGTCGAAGTGGAAGCTGAAAAAGCCGTGCAAGAATTTCCCGCACCTCTAACAGGTACGATTTCTTCTGTGAATGAAAAAGCGCTAGAAAATATTAACGTTTTAAATGATGAAGATGAAATGAATGCGTGGTTGGTGGCATTTAAAGATGTCGATGCCACAGAATTCAACGAACTGTAA
- a CDS encoding arsenate reductase family protein, protein MLTLYWYPKCSTCKKAKAWLDSQEIAVQTIDMVQNPPTAARLMQWMEESDLPVRRFFNTSGMKYREMGLKDQVPNLSIQEASELLASDGMLIKRPILVRDDKLLSIGFKETEYEGVAK, encoded by the coding sequence ATGCTGACTTTATATTGGTATCCAAAATGTAGTACGTGCAAAAAAGCAAAAGCTTGGTTGGATTCACAAGAAATTGCGGTTCAAACCATTGATATGGTTCAAAATCCACCGACTGCTGCAAGATTAATGCAGTGGATGGAAGAAAGTGATTTGCCAGTACGCCGCTTCTTTAACACAAGTGGTATGAAGTATCGTGAAATGGGTTTAAAAGATCAAGTGCCTAATTTATCGATACAAGAAGCTAGCGAATTATTGGCAAGTGATGGGATGTTAATCAAACGTCCAATTTTAGTGCGTGACGACAAACTTTTGTCGATTGGCTTTAAAGAAACTGAATATGAAGGGGTCGCGAAATAA
- a CDS encoding FtsW/RodA/SpoVE family cell cycle protein yields the protein MENRRARNDNRIDYGVILPVFLLCLIGLAALYVALTHDRNSPNVLAGVAKQAVWYGVGTVAVVVIMHMKSKWIWKLTPYIYGAGLVIMTLLLKFYDRNLESVTGSKNWFTFGPVNFQPAELMKIALILMLALVVTTHNVKYRNRNLPTDGLLILKILAVSLPVLVLVMLQKDFGTMLVFVAIIGGVFLMSGISWRILIPLIAIFAIVGGGTIFLVTTEVGRDLLYHVGFKSYQFARIDSWLNPFHDMQGNSYQLAYGLLAIGSGGMTGKGFNVSDVYVPVRESDMIFTIIGENFGFIGSAFVILLYFILIYHMIRVCFDTNNEFYAYIATGIIMMILFHVFENIGANIGLLPLTGIPLPFISQGGSAILSNMIGIGLILSMRYQAETKKEEKDATLA from the coding sequence ATGGAAAATAGACGAGCAAGAAATGATAATCGGATTGATTATGGCGTGATATTGCCAGTCTTTCTGTTGTGTTTAATCGGGTTGGCAGCCTTGTATGTCGCCTTGACCCATGATCGTAACAGTCCTAATGTATTGGCCGGTGTTGCCAAACAAGCTGTTTGGTATGGGGTCGGCACAGTAGCGGTTGTGGTGATTATGCATATGAAATCAAAGTGGATTTGGAAGTTGACACCCTACATTTATGGTGCCGGTCTAGTGATTATGACCTTATTATTGAAGTTTTACGACCGAAATTTAGAAAGTGTCACGGGTTCTAAAAACTGGTTTACTTTTGGGCCGGTAAATTTCCAACCCGCCGAACTTATGAAAATTGCGTTAATTTTGATGTTGGCATTAGTCGTAACGACGCACAATGTGAAATACCGTAATCGTAATTTACCTACAGATGGTCTTTTGATATTAAAGATTTTAGCTGTTTCACTGCCAGTCTTGGTTTTAGTGATGTTGCAAAAAGACTTTGGGACCATGTTGGTGTTTGTAGCGATTATCGGGGGCGTCTTTTTGATGTCTGGAATATCCTGGCGCATTTTAATTCCGCTAATTGCGATTTTTGCGATTGTGGGTGGGGGCACGATTTTCTTAGTGACAACTGAGGTAGGACGAGATCTTTTGTATCACGTCGGCTTTAAATCCTATCAATTTGCCCGCATCGACTCATGGTTAAATCCTTTCCATGATATGCAAGGAAATTCTTATCAACTAGCATATGGCTTACTTGCTATTGGTTCTGGTGGGATGACAGGAAAAGGCTTTAATGTTAGCGATGTTTATGTACCAGTCAGAGAATCTGATATGATTTTTACGATTATTGGCGAAAATTTTGGCTTTATTGGAAGTGCGTTTGTCATCCTCTTGTATTTTATTTTAATTTATCATATGATTCGCGTGTGCTTTGATACAAATAATGAGTTTTATGCTTACATTGCTACTGGTATTATTATGATGATCTTATTTCACGTTTTTGAAAATATTGGCGCCAATATTGGTCTTTTGCCATTAACAGGGATTCCATTGCCCTTTATTAGTCAAGGTGGCTCGGCTATTTTAAGCAATATGATCGGCATCGGCCTCATTTTATCGATGCGTTACCAAGCAGAGACGAAAAAAGAGGAAAAAGATGCTACTTTAGCTTAA
- a CDS encoding LysM peptidoglycan-binding domain-containing protein, producing the protein MKKVLGAFFIFVSLTIAGCSSNVTTDDLKANDWIIEAANKDDKEAFDVIATFSDHVMTLKADTSSMKSSAKNDWESFGEELGKQIAGQMNITYEYELKKDEIKLQLTEDTDKEAYYKVTKEDKNIIFTPDKEKNDDPDQGKKMIFKPYKKSKTESPSTTSTSTKEKEVASINEYIKKFKNKSLVVHNEKKMSKDDFGVAPMTAKDAAMFSLIDTDNEDDQKNARIFVFDNLKDLRETKKYYDDLGKGSAMLFSYTATDEDNLVLMQFNGDFDQKLVEKYTDAASLKLTEPPFDTTKKNESSSSEDVQSNEPAYSEESYQTPEVENQTEPSQSTQQQNQEVAENEPTRQTQSPEPAEEQYTTVQNGEGPPQVAARAGISVDQLYQLNGIDPNNFLLYPGQQLRVK; encoded by the coding sequence GTGAAAAAAGTGTTAGGGGCATTTTTTATATTTGTAAGTTTAACAATCGCAGGGTGCTCATCAAACGTTACTACCGACGATTTAAAAGCAAATGATTGGATTATTGAAGCGGCTAATAAAGACGACAAAGAAGCTTTTGACGTAATAGCTACTTTTTCAGATCATGTTATGACTTTGAAAGCTGATACTTCTAGCATGAAGTCTAGCGCTAAAAACGATTGGGAGAGCTTTGGCGAAGAACTTGGAAAACAAATTGCTGGTCAAATGAATATTACTTACGAATATGAATTGAAAAAGGATGAAATTAAACTCCAACTCACAGAAGATACTGATAAAGAGGCTTATTACAAAGTAACTAAAGAAGATAAAAACATTATTTTCACACCAGATAAAGAAAAAAATGACGATCCTGACCAAGGAAAGAAAATGATTTTCAAGCCTTATAAGAAATCAAAAACAGAGTCGCCCAGTACGACTTCCACATCAACTAAAGAAAAAGAAGTTGCGTCTATTAACGAATACATTAAAAAGTTTAAAAATAAGTCTTTAGTAGTTCATAACGAGAAAAAAATGTCGAAAGATGATTTTGGCGTGGCTCCAATGACAGCAAAAGATGCCGCCATGTTCTCGCTTATTGATACAGACAATGAAGACGATCAAAAAAATGCTCGCATTTTCGTATTTGATAATTTAAAGGACCTTAGAGAAACAAAGAAATATTATGACGATTTAGGAAAAGGCTCAGCCATGCTTTTTTCATATACCGCAACCGATGAAGACAATTTAGTGCTAATGCAATTTAATGGTGATTTTGATCAAAAACTCGTCGAAAAATATACTGATGCTGCTTCATTAAAACTAACTGAACCTCCGTTTGATACTACTAAGAAAAATGAATCAAGTTCTTCCGAAGATGTTCAAAGTAATGAACCTGCTTACTCAGAAGAAAGCTATCAAACTCCCGAAGTCGAAAATCAAACAGAACCTAGTCAATCCACCCAACAGCAAAATCAAGAAGTAGCTGAAAATGAACCAACGCGTCAAACACAATCTCCGGAACCCGCCGAAGAGCAATATACTACCGTTCAAAATGGTGAAGGGCCTCCTCAAGTGGCAGCACGAGCCGGGATTTCAGTCGATCAATTGTATCAACTTAATGGTATCGATCCTAATAATTTCTTATTATATCCTGGTCAACAATTACGAGTAAAATAA